One Dunckerocampus dactyliophorus isolate RoL2022-P2 chromosome 18, RoL_Ddac_1.1, whole genome shotgun sequence genomic region harbors:
- the rab3db gene encoding RAB3D, member RAS oncogene family, b isoform X1, whose translation MTMASSESRLQQPPSQKDAADQNFDYMFKLLIIGNSSVGKTSFLFRYADDSFTSAFVSTVGIDFKVKTVFRNDKRIKLQIWDTAGQERYRTITTAYYRGAMGFLLMYDITNQESFNAVQDWATQIKTYSWDNAQVILIGNKCDLEDDRLIPREDGQHLAEELGFQFFEASAKDNINVKQVFERLVDVICDKMNESIEGDMSLVSNHRNQSLKDSSSVNNGGCAC comes from the exons ATGACG ATGGCGTCAAGTGAGTCGCGGCTCCAGCAACCACCATCCCAGAAGGATGCTGCTGACCAGAACTTTGACTACATGTTCAAGCTGCTGATCATCGGCAACAGCAGCGTGGGCAAAACCTCCTTCTTGTTCCGCTACGCAGACGACTCCTTCACTTCGGCTTTTGTCAGCACGGTGGGCATTGACTTCAAGGTCAAGACCGTCTTCCGCAACGACAAAAGGATCAAACTGCAGATCTGG GACACAGCAGGACAAGAGCGCTATCGGACTATCACCACGGCCTACTACAGAGGCGCCATGGGCTTCCTGCTCATGTATGACATCACCAACCAGGAGTCCTTCAACGCCGTTCAAGACTG GGCGACGCAGATTAAAACGTACTCATGGGACAATGCCCAGGTGATCCTCATCGGCAACAAGTGCGACCTAGAAGATGACAGGCTTATTCCCAGAGAGGACGGCCAGCATCTGGCAGAGGAACTTG GTTTCCAGTTCTTCGAGGCCAGCGCGAAGGacaacatcaacgtcaagcagGTGTTCGAGCGGCTCGTGGATGTCATCTGCGACAAGATGAACGAGAGCATCGAGGGAGACATGAGCTTAGTGTCCAACCACAGGAACCAAAGCCTGAAAGACTCGTCTTCCGTTAACAACGGAGGCTGTGCTTGCTAA
- the rab3db gene encoding RAB3D, member RAS oncogene family, b isoform X2, producing MASSESRLQQPPSQKDAADQNFDYMFKLLIIGNSSVGKTSFLFRYADDSFTSAFVSTVGIDFKVKTVFRNDKRIKLQIWDTAGQERYRTITTAYYRGAMGFLLMYDITNQESFNAVQDWATQIKTYSWDNAQVILIGNKCDLEDDRLIPREDGQHLAEELGFQFFEASAKDNINVKQVFERLVDVICDKMNESIEGDMSLVSNHRNQSLKDSSSVNNGGCAC from the exons ATGGCGTCAAGTGAGTCGCGGCTCCAGCAACCACCATCCCAGAAGGATGCTGCTGACCAGAACTTTGACTACATGTTCAAGCTGCTGATCATCGGCAACAGCAGCGTGGGCAAAACCTCCTTCTTGTTCCGCTACGCAGACGACTCCTTCACTTCGGCTTTTGTCAGCACGGTGGGCATTGACTTCAAGGTCAAGACCGTCTTCCGCAACGACAAAAGGATCAAACTGCAGATCTGG GACACAGCAGGACAAGAGCGCTATCGGACTATCACCACGGCCTACTACAGAGGCGCCATGGGCTTCCTGCTCATGTATGACATCACCAACCAGGAGTCCTTCAACGCCGTTCAAGACTG GGCGACGCAGATTAAAACGTACTCATGGGACAATGCCCAGGTGATCCTCATCGGCAACAAGTGCGACCTAGAAGATGACAGGCTTATTCCCAGAGAGGACGGCCAGCATCTGGCAGAGGAACTTG GTTTCCAGTTCTTCGAGGCCAGCGCGAAGGacaacatcaacgtcaagcagGTGTTCGAGCGGCTCGTGGATGTCATCTGCGACAAGATGAACGAGAGCATCGAGGGAGACATGAGCTTAGTGTCCAACCACAGGAACCAAAGCCTGAAAGACTCGTCTTCCGTTAACAACGGAGGCTGTGCTTGCTAA